From the genome of Candidatus Equadaptatus faecalis, one region includes:
- the rlmN gene encoding 23S rRNA (adenine(2503)-C(2))-methyltransferase RlmN has protein sequence MKLYALDLNKEQWLEVLERLEQPKFRADQLLQWIWQKRVFDVEEMTNLSKTLREKLAEELDFAAPVLVREQKSKDGTRKFLWQLRDGNTVESVLLKSGARLTACISTQVGCPLGCTFCATGLSGFVRSLSSGEIAGQFLAMEALLGREINNIVYMGMGEPMLNRDEVFKSVRMLNDEKLRNLGIRHITISTSGIVPGIEALAEEELGVRLAVSLHAVDDELRSRLMPVNERFPLAELKEAIKNYQEKTGDRVSIEYTLFGGVNDSVEHARALVRFLKGIHVFINLIPFNSVDGRYDVPEAKDILKFKKVLDTAGFENELRQEQGSDIDAACGQLRRKDAEGAALALEPKAYSVTKKDGRRAVQRDEKPETAASKRRSGEKAAADRKVPRKKLLPEKERYRSGKMKEERPTYRDIAEAKTDDGRKESRKRIPSARPKAAPEKKAAEKKTGSRAEVKKPFYEPKLNRKKTKMKPSEKGRSKTRPAAKKTSVTKKRGAKK, from the coding sequence ATGAAGCTTTACGCTCTTGATTTGAATAAAGAACAGTGGCTGGAAGTGCTTGAAAGGCTTGAACAGCCGAAATTCAGGGCAGATCAGCTGCTTCAGTGGATTTGGCAGAAGCGCGTTTTTGACGTTGAAGAAATGACTAATCTGTCAAAGACGCTTCGCGAGAAGCTTGCGGAGGAATTGGATTTTGCCGCGCCGGTGCTTGTGCGCGAACAGAAATCAAAAGACGGGACGCGCAAATTTCTCTGGCAGCTGCGCGACGGCAATACTGTTGAAAGCGTTTTGCTGAAATCGGGCGCACGCCTGACGGCGTGCATTTCAACGCAAGTCGGCTGCCCTCTCGGCTGTACCTTCTGCGCGACGGGACTGTCCGGCTTTGTCCGCAGCCTTTCAAGCGGCGAAATAGCGGGGCAGTTTCTTGCGATGGAAGCGCTGCTCGGACGCGAGATAAACAACATTGTCTATATGGGCATGGGCGAGCCTATGCTCAACAGGGACGAGGTATTCAAGTCCGTGCGCATGCTTAACGACGAAAAACTGCGCAACCTCGGAATACGCCACATTACAATTTCCACCAGCGGAATAGTGCCCGGAATTGAGGCGCTTGCAGAGGAAGAACTCGGCGTCCGCCTTGCCGTTTCCCTGCACGCGGTTGACGACGAGCTGAGAAGCAGACTTATGCCTGTCAACGAACGTTTCCCGCTTGCGGAGCTTAAGGAAGCGATTAAAAATTATCAGGAAAAAACAGGCGACCGCGTTTCAATAGAATACACGCTTTTCGGCGGGGTCAACGACAGCGTTGAGCATGCAAGGGCGCTCGTCCGCTTCCTGAAAGGCATTCACGTCTTTATCAACCTTATACCGTTTAATTCCGTTGACGGCAGATATGACGTGCCTGAGGCAAAAGACATACTGAAATTCAAAAAGGTACTTGATACAGCCGGTTTTGAAAACGAACTTCGTCAGGAACAGGGTTCCGACATTGACGCCGCGTGCGGTCAGCTTCGCAGAAAAGACGCGGAGGGTGCCGCGCTTGCTTTGGAACCGAAAGCGTACAGCGTTACGAAAAAGGACGGCAGAAGAGCCGTGCAGCGCGATGAAAAGCCCGAAACCGCTGCTTCAAAACGAAGAAGCGGTGAAAAGGCGGCGGCAGACAGAAAGGTGCCGCGCAAAAAACTGCTTCCCGAAAAGGAACGTTACCGCAGCGGAAAAATGAAAGAAGAACGTCCGACGTACAGGGACATCGCAGAAGCGAAAACGGACGACGGCAGAAAAGAAAGCAGAAAACGCATACCGTCTGCCCGTCCCAAAGCAGCGCCGGAAAAGAAAGCCGCGGAGAAAAAGACAGGGAGCCGCGCAGAAGTCAAAAAGCCGTTCTACGAACCGAAGCTTAACAGAAAGAAAACGAAAATGAAACCGTCGGAAAAGGGCAGAAGCAAAACCAGACCGGCGGCAAAGAAAACGTCTGTGACGAAGAAACGCGGTGCTAAAAAATGA